CGAGGCCGTGGAAAAGAAGTTCGGCAAGCTCAAGTTCAGCCTGGACGAGCTCGTGGCCTCGCGGATCGCCATGGACGAGCGGAGGCCGCTGTTCATCGAGGATGCCCGTACGTTCCCTAACATTTCGAAGCGCATCGTGGATATGCTCGGCTGGGGCTCAGCCATCGTGCTGCCCCTCATATCCCGGGACCGCGTGCTGGGCGTCATGTGGCTCTACACCACCGACCGGAAGGTTCATTTCGACGACAACGACCGCAGGAGCGCCATCGCCCTGTCCGACCAGGCAGCGAACATCATCGACACCGCGCGCCTATACAAAGAGCTCGCAGATTCCTATGAGAAGCTAAAGGATCTGGACAGGACGAAGATGGAATTTTTTACGCTCATCTCCCACGAGCTGAGAAACCCCCTGGCCATCATCAAAGGCTATACGGAGCTTCTCTACGACAGCACGCTCGGCGAGGTGAACGATAAGCAGAAGGATAAGCTTGCACGGATCCGGGAGAACGTCGATAAGCTCGCCGACATGGTCGGCAAGATGTCCGAGATCTCGTCCCTGGAGACGAAACGCTACAGCGTCGACCGGTCAGACGTGTCCCTGGGGAACATGGTGGAAGAGCTCGCGGATACGATGGGTTTCCTCTTTAAGAACAAGCACATCACGCTCGAGGTGGTGATACCCGAAAATCTGCCATTGGTGGAAGTGGACAGAAAAAAGATGGAGCAGGTCATCCTGAACCTCCTGAACAACGCTCTCAAATATACGCCCGATGGCGGCCGCGTGACCATCGGGGCGAAGGATCGCGTCACAGACATCCTTGTATGGGTGAGCGATACGGGCATAGGCATACCAAGGAAAGACCTGGATAAGATCTTTACCGGGTTCTACCACTCCGGATACAAGCTGTCCTACGAGTACAAAGGCCCGGGCCTGGGGCTGGCCGTCTCCCGGAAGATCAT
Above is a genomic segment from Methanocella sp. containing:
- a CDS encoding GAF domain-containing sensor histidine kinase, with the translated sequence MQENFPGPYHERSCSLLFRNAAMMDSSDSMDTALGRLAANMAELAGSDSCLVLLRSLEDEWKVAAAYGQGLQAQSIELSGAALAAIERKEAAAVKAGDLGVRDFEGTAFLCVPLVSYSRPAGLAVLFSKGRRLEFSPDTKKLLAMMGIQGAHAIDEFTYRDELQKRSDELRRVYEIQRRITQSIDLDEATASIVENAPYITRLEYCLIYLLDPNERNIVSVKAPEAVEKKFGKLKFSLDELVASRIAMDERRPLFIEDARTFPNISKRIVDMLGWGSAIVLPLISRDRVLGVMWLYTTDRKVHFDDNDRRSAIALSDQAANIIDTARLYKELADSYEKLKDLDRTKMEFFTLISHELRNPLAIIKGYTELLYDSTLGEVNDKQKDKLARIRENVDKLADMVGKMSEISSLETKRYSVDRSDVSLGNMVEELADTMGFLFKNKHITLEVVIPENLPLVEVDRKKMEQVILNLLNNALKYTPDGGRVTIGAKDRVTDILVWVSDTGIGIPRKDLDKIFTGFYHSGYKLSYEYKGPGLGLAVSRKIIEGHGGHIWTKSEVGKGSTFYFTIPKRHAGEAPAASHPARTR